The DNA region TCTGGGAAGTCCTCCAGTCTCTACTGTACATACTCCTTCAAACCACTCTGAGCATAGGCTTcgattcaacatatatttaaacatgtctgaaaaccagaaatctaaaaatgatggggaaaactcacaatataatcaatttgagggATCTGTGATTAGGAAGTCATTATTCTTCCATCAACAGatattttctctccattccaAGATGTATAATGTTGATGATAATGGAAGAGATGTAATCCAACCAGCATTGTTCAATACATCGCATGATATGGTTAATAGGGAAGTACATTCCATGTGTAACAAAATGAGTCAGACCTTAAGTAAGACCTCCAGCTCCAATAATTACACAATTATTTATGATGGAGTGAAGGTCTATTCATGCAATGAACCTGGGCATAACTTTGAACAAGACTCAAACTTTATGGAACATCAGGGAGCTCAATCTTCACACAAGGATTCTAAAAGTAGTAAATGTAAGAATATCTTTTATCAAGCATCAGATCTTTCTCTAAATAAGAGTATTCATAGTGGAGAGAAAACTTACAATTGTAGTGAATATGGTAAAGTTTCTAATCAGTCTTCAAATCTGATTAAGCAGCAGAGAATTCAGAATCCACGGAAACATTACAAGTGTAATAAATGTGGGAAAGTCTTCAGTACCTCATCTAATATAAGTAAACACAGGAAAACATGTTCAGGAAGGAAACCTTTGAAGTGTACAGTatgtgccaaagcctttaatcagAGTTCAAATCTTAGTCAACATCGGCAAATCCATACTGGCaggaaaccttataaatgtagcGAATGTGgcaaagtgtttatttatttctcaaatcTTAGTCACCGTCAGCAAATTCACACTGgggagaaaccttataaatgtgcaaagtgtggcaaagcctttaatcagaaCTCAAGTCTTACTCGACACAAGCagcaaattcatactggagagaaaccttataaatgtaaggattgtggcaaagcctttagccGGCGCTATGGTCTTActcaacaccagcgaattcatactggagagagaccttataaatgtaaggattgtggcaaagcctttagccAGCGCTTTGGCTTTACTCAACATCAgttaattcatactggagagaaactttataaatgtaaagaatgtggaaaagcctttagtCAATCCTCAACTCTTACTAAACACCAGataattcatactggagagaaaccttataaatgtaaagaatgtggaaaagcatttaataaaaacaCAACCCTTACcaaacaccagcgaattcatactggagagaaacctgataaatgtaaagaatgtggaaaagcctttagtCAATCCTCAACTCTTActaaacaccagcgaattcatactggagtgAAACCTTATAAacgtaaggattgtggcaaagcctttagccAGCGCTATGGCTTTACACAACATCAGTTaattcatacaggagagaaaccttataaatgtaaagaatgtggaaaagcctttagtCAATCCTCAACTCTTActaaacaccagcgaattcatactggagagaaaccttataaatgtaaagaatgtggaaaagcctttaggCATAACAGTCATCTCACTAGGCATCTCAGTgcacatactggagagaaaccctcaTAATGAAATAAGTGATGGAAGAAGTTTGTCCTAAACATACACATCGGAAAACACGCGACCATTTATATAAGAAAGATATGTAATGAtgtataaatgtaaaagaaaaaaaaaagtgtagaaaatgatttaatgaaaattgaaatctaaataaataccAGAAAATCCATACTAGAAAACTTTACATCAATCCTGTTTTCCGAAGTTCCTCTTACAGAGAAGTACTATAGATAGTAATCAACAGTTAAAACAGATAGAAAATTGGTATGTTAGTGTGGATCACAAGATGAAAGGTTGATGTTTATAAAGGTACAATTATTAGCAATGTATCCTTGTTTATACTGACATGATTTGTGATTATTTGAGAATGAATGTAGTTCAAATCTCTACTTACTCCAAGGTATGATTCATTTCTAGTGTGCATGCAAACTTATGTTTTTGATAGTTGGTACCTCAAAGATGAGAGAAGCCCTTCTATCTAGGGAGAAATCATTTATATGTATTCTCCATTAGAAGATTAAGGACACAGTAATGTAACATGTACAGTAAACATCTAAATGGTGGTGTTTGTCATTCATGTCACACATCCCTGTAGGTCACCATGATGTAAGTGTTCAGGGAATAATTCCACATACTAAAGACGTAAGTTATTAAGTTATGCTTTTAAAGGTTAATATAATGACAGTTCACTGAAATCTTGATGTGTTTTATAATATCAGCAGAAATTATGAAAGTTTAACATATTTCAAATAACCTCTGATACCCTAAAATGTATGGGAAACCCTTCCCAGAAAATTCCTGTAATTATTGTAAGTCTTCTTTCTTAAATGATTAGCCTCCATTTTGTAACCGTAGAAATCACAGTTGTCAGATCATTATATCAGAGGAATGAATATTGTTTATGCTTGCAATCTGTCTTTTAATCAAAGTTACACAATGGAGTATAAAAGGCTTTATTCTGATTGTGTGTGATGTTCATACATGTTAATCAATAAAACTGAATGGCTTCTTGTGGTAAAGTTggtgtgaatgaatgaagtgttAACCTACCTCCACTGTTAACCTCTCCCATCTTATTTAAGGTTGCATGGAAGAGCACATGACAGTGAAATCTTTGGCAGCACAGTGGGATGGCATCTGTAACAGTTTCCTTACTGCCCTTAAGCCTCAAATCATTTGAtcatgtatttcccatcatttCTCCATTGTACTTTTCCCCCTCTCTGTAACTGCAGGGACATTGTGACGGTTCTAATAACaaggatcatacagagtactgttgagagctcccctgaactactccatgctgttgctgcctcagcatctgtctggggagcaggcagcctgcaggtccttgaactcacaccagccagtcctgtgagcactTGCGCCAGAAGACCCCCTTTCTTAAGACCAGCAGGCTTGTTGAACCCCAGGGCTACTTCACAAGCTCCCCTTCAATGCCACCCTCACAGAGCCACCAAAATCGGAGTCCTTTTGGTCTGAATGGACCCATCCACCCACAGCCTGGGGAGCCCACAGCACTTCACCCAGGGCCTCTTATAAAAACCTGAACCACAATTACTGCCTCTTTCTCTGCTCATTTCTATCCATGACGTCACTCAGAGCTTGCTGTGAATTCTCTCAGGACCTAGAGTAATGTACTCACCTGCTTCAGTTGTCCTTTGTTCTCAGCATCTTTGTTCTCATCCTTTGTTCTCAGCATCTGTTTGGGGaacaggcagcctgcaggtccttgaactcacaccagccagtcctggGAGCACCTGCCCTAGATCACTCCCTTCCTTGAGAccagcagtcttgctgaaccccagTGTCTACTGCACAGGCCCCCCTTCAGTGACACCCTCAGAGCTCACCAGAATCCTGCTCCTCTGGTTTGAATGGAcccatccacactcagcctgAGGAGCCCACAGCGCTTCACCCAGGGTCACTTAGAAAGGCCTGAACCCTAAGTACTGGAACTTTCTCTGCCTGATTCTAGCCTTGACCTCCCTCAGAAGTTCCCATTCTAAATCCTCGCTACAGAGAGGTCTCAGGTGTGCTGAGTGTGAGGGCTTGCGCTCTGGGTGTCTGAATGTGGGCTTGGGGAAGACACATCAGAACACATGGGAAGCCTGGTAAAGACTCATTTCTGTGCCTCAGACCTGCAGATTCGTAGCTTCTTAGAGTGGGGCCCTGGCCTTGAGTGATTTGTGTTCACTGAAATGATTCAGAAAGAATCCTTAGCCAAGTGGTTTCCGTCTGTTTCCCATCAGGGTCACGTGACCAGTGTCAGGAAGCGACCTCCCCACAGAGTTCTCTTGGTCCTGTGGGGGCATCAGTGTGGTGTGTAGGAAGTGCTCCAGGGGATTCTGAGGGAGATCCCGGCTTAAGAACGTGGCTCCTGGTCCATTTGTGAGAGCTGAGGCCCGGCTTCAGTCCGAGGAGAGGCAGCAGCATTGGTCTAGCTGGATTTGGACCGGGGAAGTCAGTCAGCTCACATGGTCTGTGTGAGCAGAGGGTTAGGAGCTCTCTGTGGGGAGTGAACAATCAACAAGTAAATTCGCAGGCTGGTCTCCAGGTAGGAAGTGATTGTTCCTGAATATTTCCTGAAGCAGAACAGGAGAGGTGGGTCTTTTCAGCTTTTCAAGGTCCTTCTGTCTAGGTGAGGTGGTTGCAGGTTAAAGAGCTGTCCGGATGCCTTTGAACGTATCTCAAGACACAGGTGTGAATTTGCAGCataacatccccagagaagacagagcaggaggaagaagaggaaatggcagcttctcgGCTACATGTCCTGTCCCaggtctggggctgtgtctgcttttcctcctgaaattcCTGGACTGAGAGTCTGCAAACCTTCTCTGCTTCTAATATTTCTGCCCGGGGCATTTGTTAtcaacttattttttcctttttttcttatagtAGTGAAGACCGGCTCTTTAGACTACATCTCCCTTAGTCCTAGAGTCTTCTGCATTGTCTGTATCCCGGCTTTCTATGGAGTATGACAGATTCTCAACATGAATTAATGACTCTCATCTGGTGAAAACATTTCCTTTGTGTGAGATCAACCCAGGGAGGCATAGGTTCTGAGAATCCTATTGGGATGTGCTTCAGTCTTGGGACCTTAGAGAAATAGGGGGAAATTAGTGATGAATTTACATGTAGGTGCAACTTCAGACATTTAGAAAAGGATTAAGAAAATGTCCTTATAAATAGAATTACCTCAGTGGTTCAGAATTCTACAGAAAGTTTGGGggggaaatggagaagaaaaatgtgaGACACTCTTCTCTATATTGGcaggaaggactcatgctgaactGTACTTTTAATATACAGAACACTGGAAGttatatatgaagtgaaatttgcataaaactgatatttttttcaGGAGAGTTTCAGATCACTGCTAACATTTATCCCATTACACCTCATGTTCCATTGGTTCAGGTGGCTCTCTGAGATTCCAGCACTAAGTGTTCatactttttctctttatctttataAAAATCTTTGAACGATTTAGTGAGGCGTGTGAATAAGCTGCCACAGTTAATGAGAAATCCGTGTTTTCCTCtgtttgctttggaaaaatgAACACTCACCTGTGTTTAGTAGGGTTCTTGAGTTTTGTGAGTTTTCATTACTTAAGCTCAGGtctgattatttccatttttaatatactCAGCCtcatattcaaactactgcacaattgcactcatttcacaagctagcaaagaaatgctcaaaatccttcaagttaggcttcaacagtatgtgaacttccaggtgcacagcctgggtttagaaaaggcagaaaaggaaccACGGAACCAACTGCCAACACCAACTGTATCATAGGAAAAgctagagaatttcagaaaaacatctacttctacttcactgactacactgaagtctttgactgtgtaggtcacaagaaactgtggaatattcttaaagagacggaagtatcagatcaccttacctgcccccttctaaacctgtatggaggtcaagaagcaacaattagaaccagacatggaacaatggactggttcaaaattgggaagggagtatatcaagactgtatattgtcaccttgtttatttaacttatatgcagagtacatcacgcgaaatgccgggttggatgaagtacaagctggaatcgcaattgcagggagaaatatcagtaaactcagatatgcaggtatcaccacccttatgatagaaagcaaagaggaattaaagagactcttgatgaaggtgaaagaggagagtgaaaaagctgacttaaaactcaacattcaaaaaatgaagatcatggcatccggttccatcacttcatggcaaatagatggggaaacaatggaaacagtgacagactgaatcctggcgtgctgcagtccatggagtcgcaaagagtcggaccgactgagcaactgaacaacatattcccaaaatagaattcttttcacatctttgtattttctataatatttacaAGAATCTTATTACTAGTATATGTTCAACTCTGTTAAATCTAAAATAGCGCTCAACACTAGTGATAGAGATTTTCTAAAGAATAAAACGTTCAGAAGCAAGAACTTTAATTTATATCATACCGTCATGTGTTTTTGCCCTAGCATgtttaaaaaagacagagaatcaaccagaaataaattataagattTAAACAGGGAAATCTATTCttgattttattgacatgaataggttttctctatcacttttaatatgtatatagttcctaagtagtgtatgtatgtgtgcatgaaaACGTTAAcattaaatgattcattttttctgtttctgatattTTTGCCAGTTACCTCATTTGGGTAAAACATCCATTAGAATTGTCTGTGTGCTGCCTTTGTTCTTTTTAGAGAAACTCAAGCTCCGATCCACTGAGGCAAATCCCAAGCTCTACCATTTCCTGAATATTTGACcaaatattcaaaacaattttggaTAGCATTATTGTTgatctaaaattatttatatggctCATTCAAGATTGAAAAGTAAAAAACTGTtagatatatagtatataaatagtCTAAAGGATTGTTTTTTCTAGGTTTACAAATCTATTAAGCCTGTAAAATCTGTAATCTATTAAACCTGTAAAATCTGTATAATGCTTTAAGTTCAATCTTAACTAAGATTTCTTACATGGCTGTTTCACCTCTGTGCCATTCACAATGGCCATTTATGAACCAGATATGTAGTTAGAATTCAGCTTGTTTTGGCTCCTTCAACTCCATAGGAGCCAAAATCCTTGGTCTCCTATATTTTTACATTCTGATCAGTTTTATATCAAAATCATCTATGACTTTATCTAAAAGATATAACATGCTTGAATGAACATATATTTGGTAAGAAGGAGATAATTAGCAGGTATCCCAGATCTATGAAAATGCtttgttcatatatttcagattacTTCTAGCAAAAAGTAATCACTAGGTTTTTTGTCTACTTCCTTCAAGGGGTGTTTGAACCATGGTATAATTTAATCACAAAGGTTTAGTTGATATGTCAGTGAGTCTTTGcatattttacaacttttaatttttttctttacttataaaGTAAGATTACTTTTGTTTGAAAGAAAGGGTTGCAGCCTTGCTATCTTGTCTATATATATAAGCAATGTGTTAATACATGCTAAATTTCTCAACTGGAATAAAAAtgcttatttgttttaatttttcattagagCTTTTTaggaatgatttttttcattttctgtgtttatCTCCTGGCTTGGAACTCATGCCAGGGTCTAAAATAGTTGCTTTCTACGTGTGCACagacacaattaaaaaatataatttagaaggattcttttttaaaagaacatataaGTTGTATTCAGACTTTTGGGCaaaaaaatttctcttgtttagCTGTTCCATATGAGTTTGAGCTGCATGAGCAGTTTGCATGTTTTGGAGATGAAGTCCATGTAGGTCTTTgtttgttacatttttttcccattctgagggttgactttttctttcctttagggTTTCCTAAAGGTCAATGAGATCCATTTTgttgacttttgttttatttttcatttctctaaatggTAGATCCAAAAagaacttgctgtgatttatatcaaagcaTTTATTTTCCTCGGGAGATTTAGAGTAATCATCCcatcatttagatatttaattgaTTTCAAGTTCCTCTTTTTGTATGGGGTTAGGGAGTTGtcataatttcattctcttttcctttgtttaaggAACGTGCACCTCATACTCCTTGGTGGCTGTTCCCAGTTTACATTACCAGCATcagtgtaggaggtttcccttttctccacagcctttcCAGactttactgtttgtagactttttaacaaaggccattctgatcagtgaggagtgatacctcattgtaattttgatttgcatttttctaagatTTCAGGAGGTTGAAACTTTttcgctatttttttttttttaagaaatgtaaaaCTGACCTCTCAAGAGTAGCCTCTTGGTGGTCTGCCCTGTTTTGATTGTTTTTCCAAGGCCTACCTGAGGATATTTGTTGaggacagatttttttccttctttacccCTAGCCTGGAGTATTCAGTATTAACTGTGTTTTTCAGTAACCAAAAGTGGCCACAGGTTAGTAGCATTTTTTTCACGCTTcctgttttgtctgtttgttttggctaacttaatatttattttctattgaaatagggttgatttccattgttGTGTTTGGTTTAGGTTTACAGGAACTTGATTGAGTTATACATAGACCTATATCTATTCCTTTTCAGGGTTTTTCCCATGTAGGATCTTTCACTTTGTtcagtagacttccctgtgctgtttAGTAGGTCCTTTTGGATTATCTATCTGATAATAAGTcatcagttcagtagctcagccatgtccgactctttgcaatcccatgaatcgcaccacaccaggcctgcctgtccatcactaactcccagagtccacccaaactcgtgtccatcgagtcggtgatgccatccagccatctcatcctctctcatccccttcgcctcctgcccccaatccctcccagcatcagggtcttttccaattagtcagctcttcacatgaggtggccaaagttttggagtttcaacttcag from Cervus elaphus chromosome 4, mCerEla1.1, whole genome shotgun sequence includes:
- the LOC122692857 gene encoding zinc finger protein 883-like encodes the protein MPKKPRVEDLFPKANLGIYERFHLRNLQLMKDSEHTRACERQRGCLHGHKEIETVTHNADITIERNELLESNWGKHSFQSSTSAEKCMFFRKNLHRFLKHTCSLKGNVENLGSPPVSTVHTPSNHSEHRLRFNIYLNMSENQKSKNDGENSQYNQFEGSVIRKSLFFHQQIFSLHSKMYNVDDNGRDVIQPALFNTSHDMVNREVHSMCNKMSQTLSKTSSSNNYTIIYDGVKVYSCNEPGHNFEQDSNFMEHQGAQSSHKDSKSSKCKNIFYQASDLSLNKSIHSGEKTYNCSEYGKVSNQSSNLIKQQRIQNPRKHYKCNKCGKVFSTSSNISKHRKTCSGRKPLKCTVCAKAFNQSSNLSQHRQIHTGRKPYKCSECGKVFIYFSNLSHRQQIHTGEKPYKCAKCGKAFNQNSSLTRHKQQIHTGEKPYKCKDCGKAFSRRYGLTQHQRIHTGERPYKCKDCGKAFSQRFGFTQHQLIHTGEKLYKCKECGKAFSQSSTLTKHQIIHTGEKPYKCKECGKAFNKNTTLTKHQRIHTGEKPDKCKECGKAFSQSSTLTKHQRIHTGVKPYKRKDCGKAFSQRYGFTQHQLIHTGEKPYKCKECGKAFSQSSTLTKHQRIHTGEKPYKCKECGKAFRHNSHLTRHLSAHTGEKPS